A window of Paenibacillus sp. 19GGS1-52 contains these coding sequences:
- a CDS encoding right-handed parallel beta-helix repeat-containing protein: MEYHVAIQGSDQAPGTEAQPFRAISRAAAIAEPGDIITVHAGVYREWINPANGGTKELRIVYQSAGDGEVVITGAEPVADWNDEQDGVWRAEVPNSLFVIRNPYQTKLHGDWLFEGAFEPHLGDVYLDEKSLYECDSVNKLHNPQVWPQAKYAEDSLMQWYAEVSSTTTTIWANFGGKDPRQENVEINVRPYCFWPEKTGRNYITVRGFTLRQASPQWAPPTALQEGLIGPHWSKGWIIENNLISESKCTGISLGKETTTGLNEYSDNRSKGGTQREQEVIFRALRQDWHKDHIGSHIVRNNVIHDCEQAGIVGHLGAAFSRIYQNRIYNIHHKRIFHGAEVGGIKLHASLDTQICENVIYSCYRALWLDWQAQGTRISRNIFYDNLSEDLFVEVCHGPYMVDHNLFLSPMNFRNMAQGGAFVHNLFAGRFVVRPEHTRYTPYHMPHETAVAGYSNITGGDDRYYNNLFIGDNDPGKEPLPMTFFEHLPLTPREDMDYGDAAVMDGVPDNSCCYLHPVGLGGYNDYPNTLQKRWWDYTKEEIAAIRESGKPFQPDKMALPVTIQGNLYLKGAVPSSHESNAKVYVNNGIEIEIDPATCKVQVHVHNPEIIRATAPTVVTTDLLGRSHHAEMYYEEPDGSSYRFDHDFFHKLRPEKNVTPGPFEIFDNRPIEIIL, encoded by the coding sequence GTGGAATATCATGTTGCAATTCAAGGAAGCGATCAAGCGCCGGGTACGGAGGCCCAGCCTTTCCGTGCTATTTCCCGCGCTGCGGCTATAGCGGAGCCGGGAGATATCATAACCGTGCATGCCGGTGTTTACAGGGAATGGATCAACCCGGCCAATGGAGGAACAAAGGAACTAAGGATTGTATACCAGTCTGCCGGGGATGGAGAAGTAGTTATCACGGGTGCTGAGCCTGTGGCTGACTGGAATGACGAACAGGACGGTGTCTGGAGAGCGGAGGTGCCAAACAGTCTGTTTGTCATCCGCAACCCCTATCAGACTAAATTGCACGGTGATTGGTTGTTTGAAGGTGCGTTCGAGCCGCATCTGGGGGATGTATATCTTGACGAAAAATCCCTATATGAATGTGATAGCGTTAACAAACTGCACAATCCACAGGTTTGGCCGCAGGCCAAATATGCGGAGGACTCTTTGATGCAATGGTACGCAGAAGTAAGCTCAACTACCACCACCATATGGGCGAACTTCGGTGGCAAGGACCCCCGCCAAGAGAATGTGGAAATCAATGTGCGCCCTTATTGCTTCTGGCCTGAGAAGACCGGACGCAACTATATTACCGTCAGGGGCTTTACTCTCCGGCAGGCATCCCCCCAGTGGGCCCCGCCAACAGCTTTGCAAGAAGGGCTTATAGGTCCCCATTGGAGTAAAGGCTGGATTATTGAGAATAACCTGATAAGCGAGTCTAAATGTACAGGTATCAGCCTAGGCAAAGAAACAACTACTGGACTGAACGAATACTCGGACAATCGCAGCAAAGGCGGAACGCAACGGGAGCAGGAGGTTATTTTCCGTGCATTGCGCCAGGATTGGCACAAGGATCATATCGGAAGCCATATTGTCCGCAACAACGTAATTCATGATTGTGAACAGGCTGGAATTGTGGGACATTTAGGTGCTGCTTTTAGCCGGATCTACCAGAACCGCATTTATAATATTCACCACAAGCGGATCTTCCACGGCGCAGAAGTGGGGGGAATCAAACTCCATGCCTCACTGGATACCCAGATTTGCGAGAATGTCATCTACAGCTGCTACCGGGCACTTTGGCTGGATTGGCAGGCACAAGGCACCCGCATCAGCCGAAATATATTTTATGACAATCTATCCGAGGATCTCTTTGTGGAAGTCTGCCACGGCCCATATATGGTGGATCATAACCTGTTCCTATCGCCTATGAATTTCCGCAATATGGCCCAAGGCGGTGCGTTTGTTCACAATCTGTTTGCCGGCAGATTTGTAGTGCGCCCCGAGCATACCCGCTATACTCCCTACCATATGCCTCATGAGACAGCGGTTGCCGGGTACAGCAACATCACGGGCGGCGACGACAGGTATTACAATAACCTATTTATAGGTGATAACGATCCGGGCAAAGAGCCACTGCCTATGACCTTTTTCGAACACCTCCCGCTAACCCCAAGGGAAGATATGGATTACGGCGATGCCGCAGTGATGGACGGTGTACCAGACAACTCCTGCTGTTACCTTCATCCTGTCGGACTGGGCGGCTACAACGATTATCCGAATACTCTTCAAAAGCGGTGGTGGGACTATACCAAGGAAGAAATTGCGGCTATAAGGGAATCCGGAAAGCCATTTCAACCCGATAAGATGGCACTCCCCGTTACGATACAGGGCAATCTGTATTTGAAAGGCGCAGTGCCGAGTAGCCATGAGTCAAATGCAAAGGTTTATGTCAACAACGGGATCGAGATCGAAATCGATCCGGCTACTTGCAAGGTACAAGTGCATGTTCATAACCCTGAAATAATACGTGCTACAGCTCCTACGGTAGTCACCACTGATCTTCTCGGCAGAAGCCATCACGCCGAGATGTACTATGAGGAACCAGATGGATCTTCTTACCGTTTCGACCACGACTTCTTTCATAAGCTACGCCCAGAAAAAAATGTTACACCTGGACCGTTTGAAATATTTGACAACCGTCCAATAGAGATTATTCTGTAA
- a CDS encoding helix-turn-helix transcriptional regulator, translated as MSGFSTEVGNKIRQHRKAANLTQEKLGEILSIDPSYIGRIERGEANITLETVIKVSEALRISPYDLFKQSKINKNTEKNDIIEKLNIMIMSLHIDDLKIVFRIIKEAIALIKK; from the coding sequence ATGTCTGGTTTTTCAACTGAAGTAGGGAACAAAATAAGACAACATCGAAAAGCAGCTAATTTAACTCAAGAAAAACTGGGCGAGATATTGTCTATAGATCCTTCTTATATTGGTAGAATTGAACGGGGAGAAGCCAATATTACACTTGAAACGGTTATAAAGGTCTCTGAAGCTCTTCGAATATCTCCCTATGATCTATTTAAGCAATCAAAAATTAATAAAAACACTGAGAAAAATGACATAATAGAAAAATTGAATATAATGATTATGAGCTTACATATTGATGATTTAAAAATTGTTTTCCGAATAATTAAAGAGGCAATTGCCTTAATAAAAAAATGA
- a CDS encoding NADH:flavin oxidoreductase, translated as MNYSQSVEALFQPIELGHLKLSNRIVMAPMTRQFSPDGIPGLNVASYYRRRAENAVGLIVTEGTIINHPDASNQANVPQFYGEAAMNGWAHVVSEVHEAGGRIIPQIWHMGAKGHVNDYSEAEIATIVQEFAKAASEAKRIGFDGVEIHGAHGYLIDQFLYEKTNSRTDRYGGDMMARTRFAVEVIEACREVVGPEFPIVLRLSQWKTDDYQAKLAETPELLEQLLAPLVQAGVDIFHCSTRRFWEPEFEGSDLNFAGWTKKLTGKPTITVGSIGLDGDFTSLFTEGKGATNVGIESLVQRLENNEFDLVAVGRALLVDPAWAKKVQEGRTDDLVPFTREAMMELT; from the coding sequence ATGAATTATTCTCAATCCGTAGAAGCATTGTTCCAACCCATAGAGTTAGGTCACTTGAAGTTATCCAATCGGATCGTGATGGCGCCGATGACGCGTCAATTTTCTCCAGACGGTATCCCGGGTTTGAATGTTGCTAGCTATTACCGCCGAAGAGCAGAGAACGCAGTGGGGCTTATTGTGACGGAAGGGACGATAATTAATCACCCGGATGCATCCAATCAAGCGAATGTGCCGCAATTTTATGGGGAAGCTGCAATGAATGGCTGGGCACATGTTGTATCTGAAGTACATGAAGCTGGCGGTCGAATTATTCCACAGATCTGGCATATGGGAGCCAAAGGTCATGTTAATGATTATTCGGAAGCTGAAATTGCTACAATCGTTCAGGAATTCGCAAAAGCAGCCTCTGAAGCGAAACGCATTGGGTTCGATGGTGTTGAAATCCATGGAGCGCACGGCTATCTGATTGACCAATTCCTATATGAGAAAACCAATTCACGTACGGATCGTTACGGTGGAGATATGATGGCTCGCACACGTTTTGCAGTTGAAGTGATTGAGGCTTGCCGTGAAGTAGTCGGACCAGAATTCCCTATTGTACTGCGTTTATCTCAGTGGAAGACAGATGATTATCAGGCTAAACTGGCTGAAACACCGGAATTGCTGGAGCAACTTCTCGCACCGTTGGTTCAAGCTGGAGTAGATATCTTCCACTGTTCCACACGCCGTTTCTGGGAGCCGGAATTCGAAGGGTCTGATCTGAATTTTGCTGGATGGACCAAAAAACTGACTGGCAAACCGACAATCACCGTTGGATCGATTGGTCTTGATGGTGACTTTACAAGTCTGTTCACGGAAGGTAAAGGGGCAACCAACGTCGGCATCGAGAGTTTGGTGCAACGACTTGAGAATAATGAGTTTGATCTGGTTGCTGTAGGACGTGCACTTCTGGTCGACCCTGCATGGGCTAAAAAAGTTCAAGAAGGACGTACCGATGATCTGGTTCCATTTACAAGAGAAGCGATGATGGAGCTGACTTAA
- a CDS encoding metallophosphoesterase, whose product MIDLMLESRKKTAAASLFRTSRKILQNNVQNLKNTNEFTFVFMGDGWAGDGQTSNTIFGLALSAVRSLKRKPLFILHSGDSVFTGTAKEFKTGGTYTDKVPVKSLLQLIRDPKKGVSDIPFFIVPGNHDRTGINGPLINFRTFIGPTRFGFNLPRIKTTIIGLNNVQQLGLDKNNQPIYGFPPTELNFLKKKLTKSMKNTLVLMHAPPRIGKWGNPNYFKDPESTFGNQNEQLTRFLNTIRGRVRHVLVGHVHAFDTLTFQGTRYVLSGGAGAPLVKQGFLKGTRTPIFHIVEFTVRNGVIVKRRVIPIGFTA is encoded by the coding sequence GTGATTGATTTGATGCTTGAATCCAGAAAGAAGACGGCCGCAGCATCGTTATTCCGAACTTCCAGGAAGATCTTACAAAACAACGTACAGAATTTGAAAAATACGAATGAATTCACGTTTGTTTTTATGGGTGACGGTTGGGCGGGTGACGGGCAAACGAGTAATACCATTTTTGGGCTAGCTCTTTCGGCAGTTCGCTCCTTGAAAAGAAAACCGTTATTCATTTTGCATAGCGGGGATTCGGTTTTTACGGGGACGGCCAAAGAATTTAAAACGGGAGGAACCTACACCGACAAAGTTCCTGTGAAAAGTCTACTTCAATTAATTCGTGACCCAAAGAAAGGTGTATCCGACATCCCGTTTTTCATCGTGCCTGGCAATCATGATCGGACTGGCATTAACGGACCTCTAATCAATTTTAGAACTTTTATTGGTCCCACGCGATTCGGTTTCAACCTTCCTCGAATTAAAACGACGATCATCGGTCTCAACAATGTACAGCAATTGGGACTGGATAAAAATAATCAGCCGATATATGGATTTCCGCCAACAGAATTGAACTTCTTGAAAAAGAAACTAACTAAATCTATGAAAAACACGCTTGTCCTAATGCACGCTCCGCCTAGGATAGGAAAGTGGGGAAACCCGAACTATTTTAAGGATCCTGAATCGACCTTTGGCAATCAAAACGAGCAATTAACTCGATTTCTTAATACGATTCGTGGGAGGGTACGCCACGTTCTGGTCGGTCATGTACACGCCTTCGATACTTTAACATTCCAAGGGACTCGTTATGTTCTATCTGGAGGAGCCGGAGCTCCTCTAGTGAAACAAGGGTTCCTGAAAGGGACACGCACTCCGATTTTCCACATCGTGGAGTTCACTGTGCGAAATGGGGTCATTGTTAAACGCCGCGTCATTCCTATAGGTTTTACAGCTTAA
- a CDS encoding site-specific integrase → MWSDSHLAIRTAIEDYLVYQMGCKLRSKENFQYVIMTKKSTQTINHFLAAIKSFYKTVLQLKLYEFQNPLVDADYSITIGNVNPSSMRENKPRLPKIAGTEIPYESSYRKQSDSYFKLVANEWKPNIIADQDLPYILYRAGSDIGWSLRDEVIIRMLFETGARINEILELTIGDYRQRINQYEIATLNKGSEKRRIKFLRFSQDTLKLLIRYVNGERRTHAHEKQTFTKLSDSEVIFLTRRGDPYNYMAFYSQWSKIITRAQIKMNIHKTRHWFVTNMIRNIYDTASDSGEIEMKKHELINYMKWKDPETIKVYEHYFNEASFREIHENMAKKMQEYEQEYLKDSRSALEGNHLSNSGLPTKEVLPTEEIDWINDFYKGME, encoded by the coding sequence ATGTGGTCTGATAGTCACTTGGCTATACGAACAGCGATAGAGGATTACTTAGTTTATCAGATGGGTTGTAAATTAAGATCAAAAGAAAATTTTCAATACGTAATAATGACAAAGAAGAGTACACAGACTATTAATCACTTTTTAGCTGCTATCAAATCATTCTATAAAACTGTATTACAGTTAAAATTATACGAGTTTCAAAATCCTTTAGTTGATGCTGATTATAGTATTACTATTGGGAATGTTAATCCTTCTAGCATGCGTGAGAATAAGCCTCGTCTTCCTAAAATAGCTGGAACAGAAATACCATATGAATCTTCGTATCGAAAACAATCAGACTCTTATTTTAAGCTGGTAGCAAATGAATGGAAGCCCAATATAATTGCTGACCAAGATCTACCTTATATCCTTTATAGAGCCGGTTCCGATATTGGCTGGTCTCTAAGAGATGAAGTAATAATAAGAATGCTTTTCGAAACTGGTGCTCGAATAAATGAAATACTAGAGTTAACAATTGGAGATTATCGGCAACGGATAAATCAATATGAGATAGCTACCCTTAATAAAGGAAGTGAGAAAAGGAGAATTAAGTTCCTGCGATTTTCTCAAGATACTTTGAAACTATTGATTAGGTATGTTAATGGTGAGAGAAGGACACACGCTCATGAAAAACAGACTTTCACAAAGCTTTCCGATAGCGAGGTGATTTTTCTAACAAGGAGAGGTGATCCATATAACTATATGGCTTTCTACTCACAATGGTCTAAAATCATTACTCGAGCCCAAATAAAAATGAACATCCACAAAACACGACACTGGTTTGTTACTAATATGATTAGAAATATTTATGATACAGCTAGTGATAGTGGGGAAATTGAAATGAAGAAGCATGAATTAATAAATTATATGAAGTGGAAAGATCCTGAGACTATAAAAGTATACGAACATTACTTTAATGAGGCCTCATTCAGAGAGATACATGAAAATATGGCTAAAAAAATGCAGGAATATGAACAAGAGTATTTAAAAGATTCTCGTAGTGCCCTTGAGGGTAACCATTTATCTAATTCGGGATTACCAACTAAAGAGGTATTACCAACAGAAGAGATTGATTGGATTAACGATTTTTATAAGGGGATGGAATAG
- a CDS encoding DGQHR domain-containing protein: MTLLPQQHVIENILQAKMRGKVTYAGNLSASSALNLTYVKPFDHPSGKGYQRPVDIKRCNDFAMYLSKGENSLYTPILINAEAHWEFSAYDKNRPAFGRLICKNRASLMDGQHRLGGIKRYTQDTNSDMQIPFLAFHYLDEDEEIQLFDIINTKAKGIGASLSRYLKRDSDDYSWIATELITRGDSPFHFIGSLTGKRNAGRHVTLQNLYKVLEILFKSIPTSQLTREEKLMLALIYFNGIKEIFNREWLDYKEYRITHIVCLNALAFAGAELFGKVINIEKKHIDYAQIIKHLQRIKSLEWSSEGPFKYLKGLNGSKTLAIDLKSLMKIS; this comes from the coding sequence ATGACTTTATTGCCACAACAACATGTTATTGAAAATATTCTACAGGCTAAAATGCGAGGGAAAGTAACGTATGCAGGAAATCTTTCGGCCTCCTCAGCGCTTAATTTGACTTATGTAAAACCTTTCGATCATCCATCAGGGAAAGGTTATCAAAGACCCGTAGATATTAAAAGATGTAACGATTTTGCTATGTATTTATCCAAAGGAGAGAATTCTCTTTACACTCCAATTCTCATAAATGCAGAAGCTCACTGGGAGTTTAGTGCATATGATAAGAATCGCCCAGCTTTTGGTAGGTTAATATGTAAAAATAGAGCATCTTTGATGGATGGACAACATAGATTAGGGGGAATTAAGCGTTACACACAAGATACAAACTCTGATATGCAAATCCCTTTTTTGGCATTCCATTACTTAGATGAAGATGAGGAAATACAACTGTTTGATATTATTAATACAAAAGCAAAAGGTATAGGTGCTTCACTAAGTAGATACCTTAAAAGAGATTCCGATGATTATAGTTGGATTGCTACTGAATTAATAACTAGAGGAGATAGTCCATTTCATTTTATTGGTAGTTTAACAGGGAAACGAAATGCAGGTAGACATGTTACCCTTCAAAATTTATATAAAGTTCTTGAAATATTGTTTAAATCTATTCCTACGTCTCAATTAACTAGGGAAGAGAAATTAATGCTGGCTCTTATTTACTTTAACGGTATTAAGGAAATATTTAACAGAGAATGGTTAGATTATAAAGAATATCGTATAACTCATATTGTATGTCTTAATGCTCTCGCCTTTGCAGGGGCAGAACTTTTCGGAAAAGTTATAAATATAGAAAAAAAACATATCGATTATGCACAAATAATAAAGCATCTTCAAAGAATTAAATCACTTGAGTGGTCTTCCGAGGGTCCGTTTAAATATCTAAAAGGGCTAAATGGTTCAAAAACATTAGCAATTGATCTAAAGTCATTAATGAAAATATCTTAA
- a CDS encoding RHS repeat-associated core domain-containing protein: MISSRMNEMGFQYDLFNTLVAATKGNTTTSFDISADGMRCKKSTGTSVKQYRYNEKQEVVSELNGSNTVTADYVRGDRLLVKKDRVTSKDYYYLYNGHGDVIQIVDTSRNIVNSYAYDTWGNLTNQTDGIQNSFKYAGEIYDEETGLYYLRARYYDATVGRFLNEDTYYQVTSKAKAKQIISDGVLTGSKQEAGQVFVWTTKPTLQQAKNSGARYLETVIEFEIPSSSLAVDRTNNLPDRQEDR; encoded by the coding sequence TTGATTTCTTCTCGAATGAATGAAATGGGTTTTCAATACGATTTATTTAATACTCTGGTTGCAGCAACTAAAGGGAATACTACGACCTCGTTTGACATTAGCGCGGATGGCATGCGCTGTAAGAAATCAACCGGAACGAGTGTGAAGCAGTACCGTTATAATGAGAAACAGGAAGTCGTTTCGGAGTTGAACGGAAGTAACACGGTTACGGCGGATTACGTTCGTGGAGACCGTCTGTTGGTCAAGAAAGATAGAGTAACCAGTAAAGACTATTATTATCTCTACAATGGTCATGGTGATGTCATACAAATCGTGGATACCAGTAGAAATATCGTAAACTCTTACGCTTATGATACGTGGGGGAACTTAACTAACCAGACTGATGGGATCCAAAACTCCTTCAAGTATGCTGGAGAAATTTACGATGAAGAAACTGGGCTGTACTACCTGCGTGCACGGTATTATGATGCAACTGTCGGGCGCTTTTTGAATGAGGATACGTATTATCAGGTCACCTCAAAGGCAAAGGCAAAACAAATTATATCAGATGGAGTGTTAACAGGATCAAAGCAAGAAGCGGGTCAAGTTTTTGTTTGGACTACCAAGCCAACATTGCAACAAGCAAAAAATTCCGGTGCACGGTATTTAGAAACAGTAATTGAATTCGAAATTCCCAGTAGTTCACTTGCCGTCGATAGGACAAACAATTTGCCAGATCGGCAAGAGGACCGCTAA
- a CDS encoding winged helix-turn-helix transcriptional regulator — MGDRKNKLEAKVEVCPVETTLDVLGGKWKAIILFHLIDGPKRFNEFRRLYPGITQFMLTLQLRQLERDGIIHREVYKQVPPKVEYSLTEFGVTLKQIILDMKKWGISYKSRIDDIRLQKAVQEKGEKEDQ, encoded by the coding sequence ATGGGAGATCGCAAAAACAAGCTCGAAGCGAAAGTGGAAGTGTGTCCTGTCGAAACAACTTTGGATGTCCTCGGGGGCAAATGGAAAGCGATCATTCTGTTTCATCTTATCGATGGCCCGAAGAGATTCAATGAATTCCGGCGGCTCTATCCGGGAATAACGCAATTTATGCTTACTTTGCAGCTCCGCCAGCTTGAACGGGATGGCATTATTCACCGCGAAGTTTATAAACAGGTGCCCCCTAAAGTGGAATACTCGCTGACTGAATTCGGAGTGACGTTGAAGCAGATCATCCTTGATATGAAGAAGTGGGGAATATCCTACAAGAGCAGAATTGACGATATACGGCTGCAAAAGGCAGTGCAGGAGAAAGGGGAGAAAGAAGACCAATAA
- a CDS encoding ATP-binding cassette domain-containing protein gives MKIISAIDLEDVSVTCKPLMFNFESRKDKLEHFSYQFMPGKTYAIVSDPGKGGSALSYLMSGRANRYYGKISIDGNKIDNIQMGSYGWYIGDEVHSNASLFKKSMTVREQLEMGTSELHTVDKLIETFELAPSRLDRSMKHISNERWNASVAIGLAHEKQVFCFPWLDDMWKNAIIARLTLCSTILKQNDCILLIPVHNICNIENFIDDIVYLKG, from the coding sequence ATGAAGATAATATCTGCGATCGATCTTGAGGATGTATCAGTTACTTGCAAACCATTGATGTTTAATTTTGAATCAAGAAAAGATAAGTTGGAACATTTCTCCTACCAATTTATGCCCGGTAAAACCTATGCTATAGTAAGCGATCCGGGGAAGGGAGGAAGTGCACTTTCCTATCTAATGTCTGGAAGGGCCAATAGGTATTATGGGAAAATTTCGATTGATGGAAATAAAATAGACAACATTCAAATGGGATCATACGGGTGGTATATTGGAGACGAAGTCCATTCTAATGCTTCATTATTCAAGAAAAGTATGACGGTTCGGGAACAACTGGAAATGGGAACATCTGAGTTGCACACGGTTGATAAGCTGATAGAGACCTTTGAACTTGCTCCCTCGCGCCTAGATAGATCTATGAAACATATCAGCAACGAACGCTGGAATGCGTCGGTGGCAATTGGACTAGCTCATGAGAAACAAGTGTTTTGCTTTCCTTGGCTTGATGATATGTGGAAGAACGCAATAATAGCAAGATTAACTCTTTGTTCAACCATTCTAAAACAGAATGATTGTATACTGCTAATTCCAGTGCATAATATTTGTAATATTGAGAATTTCATTGATGATATTGTGTATCTAAAAGGGTAA
- a CDS encoding TetR/AcrR family transcriptional regulator — protein MSRPREFDVDRVLHQTMEVFWNQGFKATSYEDLTLTTGVKKQSLYCVFKDKRSLFLKALALYREQVIAKLKEIEALDSSPGDKLDALRHSLLDDETGCQGCLIVNASLEFGTDDEQVTREAELMVEEVQLVLEKIISSGQKQQLISNRYTSIELASYLNNTILGVRVMEKSGSSREQIETVLRTSFGMIMS, from the coding sequence ATGAGCAGACCAAGAGAATTTGATGTCGATCGTGTATTACACCAGACTATGGAAGTGTTCTGGAATCAAGGCTTCAAAGCAACTTCTTATGAGGACCTTACGCTTACTACAGGAGTCAAAAAGCAAAGTTTGTACTGTGTTTTTAAAGACAAGCGATCGTTGTTCCTGAAGGCGCTGGCACTTTACCGTGAACAGGTTATAGCGAAACTGAAAGAGATTGAAGCCCTGGATTCGTCTCCCGGTGATAAACTAGATGCCTTACGACATTCCCTTTTAGACGATGAAACTGGCTGCCAAGGGTGTCTAATTGTGAATGCATCACTCGAATTCGGAACAGATGACGAGCAGGTCACACGCGAAGCTGAGCTCATGGTAGAGGAGGTTCAACTGGTATTAGAGAAGATCATAAGTAGTGGCCAGAAGCAACAGTTAATTTCCAACCGGTATACGAGTATAGAGCTTGCATCTTATCTAAATAACACCATTCTTGGTGTGAGAGTTATGGAGAAATCAGGTTCATCCCGTGAACAGATCGAGACGGTTCTGCGTACTTCATTTGGCATGATCATGTCTTGA
- a CDS encoding Mov34/MPN/PAD-1 family protein: protein MSEKMISQSDPVAPNETGGILVGYLEYGILFITGASDSGPHSTESPTLFVRDSEYCQDYLEQIETESCRKIRYVGEWHSHPSSAFNPSQTDIKSLESIARQDHYAVDEAVSIILSKDKELGVTIHQKDGSFKLLATVIVPRSYAETNQMLDALSPPEKKEERTL from the coding sequence GTGAGCGAAAAGATGATATCGCAATCGGATCCAGTTGCTCCAAACGAAACTGGTGGTATTTTGGTCGGCTATTTGGAATACGGCATCCTCTTTATTACAGGCGCCTCGGATTCGGGACCACACTCGACAGAGAGCCCAACACTCTTCGTTCGGGATAGTGAGTACTGCCAAGATTATTTAGAACAAATTGAAACAGAGAGTTGTCGAAAGATTAGATACGTGGGCGAATGGCATTCCCATCCAAGCTCCGCATTCAACCCTAGTCAAACAGATATTAAAAGTCTGGAAAGCATAGCACGTCAGGACCATTATGCCGTTGATGAAGCCGTATCGATTATTCTCTCTAAAGACAAAGAATTGGGTGTGACTATTCATCAAAAGGACGGTAGCTTTAAACTATTAGCGACTGTAATCGTTCCCAGATCATACGCAGAAACGAATCAGATGCTTGACGCCTTATCTCCACCTGAAAAGAAAGAGGAGCGAACATTATGA
- a CDS encoding NAD(P)H-dependent oxidoreductase, whose product MSKKVLIVYAHPEPTSLTSQFVETTVQTLQEQGHEVMLSDLYGMDWKAVFDERDFPDRANLERLSFIKESAHAYSTGRQTADVALEQQKLLAADAVILQFPLWWFSMPAILKGWVERVFAFGFAYGFKGEGNRYRYGDGILKGKRAMLSVAAGGPEKDYSPRGINGPLEQLLFPITHGVLYYPGMDVLPTHAVYGTDRMTAADIDAAMAAWRLRLERLFEEEPIPFRHQNGGDYPDSHVLASDIAIGRTGLTAHIAEDAAPL is encoded by the coding sequence ATGTCAAAGAAGGTATTAATCGTTTATGCGCACCCCGAGCCCACTTCGTTAACTAGCCAGTTCGTTGAGACGACTGTGCAAACACTTCAGGAGCAAGGGCACGAAGTCATGTTGTCCGATCTGTACGGAATGGACTGGAAGGCCGTGTTCGATGAGCGCGACTTCCCGGATCGAGCCAATCTAGAACGATTATCCTTTATTAAAGAGTCAGCGCATGCCTATTCGACTGGCCGTCAAACGGCAGACGTCGCATTGGAGCAACAGAAGCTTCTTGCTGCCGACGCAGTGATCTTGCAGTTTCCTCTGTGGTGGTTCAGCATGCCGGCTATTCTCAAGGGTTGGGTAGAACGGGTATTCGCTTTTGGTTTCGCATATGGCTTTAAGGGCGAAGGGAATCGCTATCGCTACGGCGATGGCATTCTAAAGGGGAAGCGGGCTATGCTGTCCGTTGCTGCCGGAGGGCCCGAGAAGGATTATTCTCCGCGAGGAATCAATGGACCGCTGGAACAATTGTTGTTCCCCATTACTCACGGCGTCCTTTACTACCCCGGAATGGATGTGTTGCCTACCCATGCCGTCTACGGAACAGATCGCATGACGGCAGCCGACATAGACGCGGCGATGGCAGCCTGGCGCTTGCGTCTCGAGCGCCTATTCGAGGAGGAGCCCATTCCGTTCCGACATCAGAACGGCGGGGATTATCCGGACAGCCATGTGCTTGCAAGCGACATCGCAATCGGACGGACCGGCTTGACGGCTCACATTGCCGAAGACGCGGCGCCTCTATGA